A single window of Bos javanicus breed banteng chromosome 19, ARS-OSU_banteng_1.0, whole genome shotgun sequence DNA harbors:
- the CD300A gene encoding CMRF35-like molecule 8, whose amino-acid sequence MAQLHRATWLPPALLLLWVPGCLSLSGPSSVTGIVGGSLSVKCRYQEKFRNNNKYWCKHSCLLSPNIVETTESKTEVTRGRVSIRDHPANLTFTVTLESLRKEDAGTYRCGIDTSWLEGIFRDPTFQVEVSVVPAPRPTRPTVTAKTSTVTTKVSTVSFTTLATEGTTYSASSQEEYDPTQTWRLHTLLISLALLLLLLGGISLLAWRMVQRRVKAGEKPEPPQSRSQAAEQTEPCYANLELQTWPLSGKPVHPTQAEMEYSTVGPPSGDLHYSSIVFDPRSQDSKADRIPSETPVYSMVKKT is encoded by the exons ATGGCCCAGCTGCACCGGGCTACGTGGCTGCCCCCGGCTCTGCTGCTTCTCTGGGTCCCAG GCTGTTTGTCCCTGAGCGGCCCCAGCAGCGTGACGGGCATCGTGGGGGGATCCCTGAGCGTGAAGTGTCGGTACCAGGAGAAATTCAGGAACAATAACAAATACTGGTGCAAACACTCATGTTTGTTATCACCGAATATTGTGGAGACCACAGAGTCAAAGACAGAAGTGACGCGGGGCCGCGTGTCCATCAGAGACCATCCTGCAAACCTCACCTTCACAGTGACCTTGGAGAGCCTCAGAAAGGAGGATGCAGGAACGTACCGGTGTGGGATTGATACATCATGGTTGGAAGGAATTTTTCGAGACCCTACCTTCCAGGTTGAGGTATCTGTGGTCCCAG CACCAAGGCCAACCCGACCGACTGTCACAGCCAAGACCTCGACAGTCACAACCAAAGTTTCAACTGTGTCCTTCACCACCCTGGCCACAGAGGGCACCACCTACAGCGCCAGCAGCCAGGAGGAATACGACCCCACGCAGACCTGGAG GCTCCACACGCTGCTGATCTCCTTGGcgctcctgctgctcctgctgggGGGCATCTCACTGCTCGCCTGGAGGATGGTTCAGAGACGGGTCAAAG CTGGAGAGAAACCAGAGCCGCCCCAGAGCCGCAGTCAG GCTGCTGAGCAGACTGAGCCCTGCTATGCGAATCTGGAGCTGCAGACGTGGCCCCTTTCAGGAAAGCCTGTTCATCCCACACAGGCGGAGATGGAATACAGCACAGTG GGCCCGCCCAGCGGCGATCTTCACTACAGCTCGATAGTGTTTGACCCCCGGAGCCAGGATTCCAAGGCCGACAGGATTCCCTCCGAGACGCCAGTGTACAGCATGGTTAAGAAGACATAA